The proteins below come from a single Saccharophagus degradans 2-40 genomic window:
- the galK gene encoding galactokinase — MKTIIQDVAALFETHFNALHEVLFHAPGRVNLIGEHTDYNNGFVLPCAIDRGTYLAIKTREDNLIRVVAGNLSNAASEWPASLPVEHDKNNAWADYIRGVTEQLLKQGHTLKGMDIAVLGNVPQGAGLSSSASFSVGFATACNAINTLGLSPTEVALCCQAAENEFAGCNCGIMDQLISAAGEAGHALLINCGDYSYEPYAIPEDLAIMIIDSKVKRGLVDSEYNTRRKQCEEAALIMGVSSLRDATLSLLAESKNKMTDEVFRRAKHVITENQRTIDAAEALANKNYTLLNKLMAESHISMRDDFEVTTSQIDLLVDLVGEHLDNDGGVRMTGGGFGGCVVALVPKVKAEAISNAILKPYKEATNLDAETHICLASAGAASLNT; from the coding sequence ATGAAAACAATAATTCAAGACGTTGCCGCTCTATTTGAAACGCATTTTAACGCTCTCCACGAAGTACTCTTCCACGCGCCTGGGCGCGTAAACTTAATTGGGGAACACACAGACTACAACAACGGCTTTGTGCTGCCATGCGCAATCGACAGGGGCACGTACCTTGCGATTAAAACACGCGAAGACAACTTGATTCGCGTTGTTGCAGGCAACTTAAGCAATGCCGCGAGCGAATGGCCAGCATCATTGCCAGTTGAGCACGACAAAAATAACGCATGGGCCGATTATATTCGCGGCGTAACAGAGCAACTACTGAAACAAGGTCACACACTAAAAGGTATGGACATTGCCGTACTGGGGAATGTCCCTCAGGGAGCAGGCCTTAGTTCGTCTGCCTCTTTTTCTGTGGGATTCGCCACGGCGTGCAACGCTATTAATACACTGGGACTTTCGCCAACTGAAGTAGCGCTATGCTGCCAAGCGGCCGAGAACGAATTTGCAGGATGCAATTGCGGCATTATGGATCAACTTATTTCCGCTGCCGGCGAAGCAGGACACGCGTTGCTAATAAATTGCGGCGATTACAGCTATGAGCCTTACGCAATTCCTGAAGACCTAGCTATTATGATCATAGACAGCAAAGTTAAGCGCGGTTTAGTAGATAGCGAATACAACACTCGACGCAAACAATGTGAAGAAGCCGCATTGATTATGGGCGTAAGTAGTTTGCGCGATGCCACCCTTTCTTTGCTAGCGGAAAGCAAAAACAAAATGACGGACGAGGTTTTTCGCCGCGCGAAACATGTAATAACAGAAAATCAACGCACCATTGACGCAGCGGAAGCGCTAGCCAACAAGAACTACACATTGTTAAATAAACTAATGGCCGAATCACATATATCCATGCGCGATGACTTTGAGGTAACCACCTCGCAAATAGACTTACTTGTTGACTTAGTTGGCGAGCACTTGGATAACGACGGCGGTGTGAGGATGACCGGCGGAGGGTTTGGTGGGTGTGTGGTGGCTTTGGTGCCCAAAGTAAAAGCAGAAGCAATCTCCAACGCAATACTTAAACCATATAAAGAAGCGACAAATTTAGACGCAGAGACCCATATTTGTTTAGCGTCTGCGGGAGCAGCTAGCCTAAACACCTAA
- a CDS encoding tryptophan halogenase family protein translates to MNNNIKKILIVGGGTAGWMAAAAMGKLLKSRLCDIELIESEEIGTVGVGEATIPQLQLFNKLLEIDEDEFVRETSGSFKLGIQFVNWGEIGSSYIHAFGDVGKNMEGIPFYHYWLRAFNSGLATHIDDYTLSSLACHQERFMRSVDAGNSPLSNIAYAYHFDATKYAKYLRKYAESKGVVRTEGKVVETVLHDDGFIKGVRLESGEFKEADLFVDCSGFRGLLIEEALKTGYEDWSHWLPCNAAVAVGCESSGDPLPYTRATAHSAGWQWRIPLQHRIGNGHVFCEKYMGEDEATSILLNNLDGAPIGTPRTLRFKTGHRKKFWNKNCVTLGLASGFMEPLESTSIHLVQTALAKLFSFFPNKNFDEVDIDEYNRQTQFEYERIRDFLILHYCATNRNDSEFWNYCRTMDLPEALVQKMDQFKCNGRIFRHNYELFSDLSWFEVMLGQGIMPSGYSPLVDVFSDEELKRRMDSIKGVVQRSVEKMPKHQEFINLHCKV, encoded by the coding sequence ATGAATAATAATATTAAGAAAATTTTGATCGTTGGTGGAGGTACCGCCGGCTGGATGGCTGCCGCAGCAATGGGAAAACTGTTAAAAAGCCGCCTATGTGATATTGAGCTAATTGAGTCAGAAGAGATTGGCACTGTGGGGGTTGGTGAAGCAACTATCCCGCAATTGCAATTGTTTAATAAATTATTGGAAATCGATGAGGATGAGTTTGTTCGTGAAACATCCGGTTCGTTTAAGTTGGGCATCCAGTTTGTTAACTGGGGTGAGATAGGGAGTTCTTATATTCATGCATTTGGCGATGTCGGAAAAAATATGGAGGGAATTCCTTTTTACCATTATTGGTTGCGAGCTTTTAATTCTGGTTTGGCAACGCACATAGATGATTACACTTTGTCATCCTTAGCGTGCCATCAGGAGCGTTTTATGCGCTCCGTCGATGCAGGTAATTCTCCGCTTTCAAATATCGCATATGCATATCATTTTGATGCTACTAAGTACGCAAAGTACTTAAGGAAATATGCAGAGTCTAAGGGGGTGGTGCGCACTGAAGGTAAGGTTGTTGAAACAGTATTACACGATGATGGTTTTATTAAAGGGGTGCGACTAGAGTCCGGTGAATTTAAGGAGGCAGACCTTTTTGTTGATTGTTCTGGTTTCAGGGGGCTTCTGATCGAGGAGGCCTTAAAAACGGGTTATGAGGATTGGTCGCATTGGTTGCCTTGTAATGCAGCGGTAGCGGTTGGATGTGAGTCTTCGGGCGATCCTTTGCCGTATACTCGGGCCACGGCTCATTCTGCTGGATGGCAGTGGAGAATACCTCTTCAGCACCGAATCGGAAATGGGCACGTTTTTTGTGAAAAGTATATGGGTGAGGATGAGGCAACTTCAATACTCTTGAATAATCTAGATGGTGCGCCAATTGGAACTCCGCGTACACTTAGATTTAAAACTGGACACAGGAAAAAGTTTTGGAATAAAAACTGTGTAACCTTGGGGTTGGCTAGTGGCTTTATGGAGCCTTTAGAGTCCACAAGTATTCATCTCGTTCAAACTGCACTTGCAAAGTTGTTTAGTTTTTTTCCGAATAAAAATTTCGATGAAGTAGATATTGATGAATACAATAGGCAGACTCAGTTTGAGTACGAGCGTATTAGGGATTTTTTAATTCTTCACTACTGTGCGACAAATAGAAATGATTCTGAGTTTTGGAATTATTGTCGAACTATGGATCTTCCCGAAGCATTGGTTCAAAAAATGGATCAGTTTAAGTGTAATGGACGTATTTTCCGCCATAATTATGAGCTATTTTCTGATTTAAGTTGGTTTGAAGTGATGTTGGGGCAGGGGATTATGCCGTCGGGGTATAGTCCTTTGGTTGATGTTTTTAGCGATGAAGAGCTAAAACGGAGAATGGATAGCATCAAAGGGGTTGTGCAGAGATCCGTTGAAAAAATGCCTAAGCATCAGGAGTTTATAAATTTGCACTGTAAAGTTTAG
- a CDS encoding UDP-glucose--hexose-1-phosphate uridylyltransferase: MSSNLAFDPNDHSHRRKNPLTGEWVLVSPHRSKRPWQGQQEPPSTDTPPSHDPDCYLCAGNKRITGEVNPQYSSTFVFTNDFAAVQKESHKAPESTNKGLFVTQPVSGTARVICFSPDHSRSLPLLSIEELNAVVSCWQEQLTELKESCSWVQIFENKGAAMGCSNPHPHGQIWATDQIPTKAEKADKNLKAYFDEHGSNLLLDYVEEELASGERIVDANEDWVALVPYWACWPFETLLLPRKHIKHLDVLTEQQKENLSKILKATLSRYDNLFNCSFPYSMGWHGQPFDGKDNTHWQVHAHFYPPLLRSASVKKFMVGYEMLAEAQRDITPEQAAARLRECSTTHYLAK; encoded by the coding sequence ATGAGCAGTAATTTAGCTTTTGACCCAAACGATCATAGCCATAGACGTAAAAACCCGCTAACAGGCGAGTGGGTGCTCGTATCTCCGCATAGAAGTAAGCGCCCCTGGCAAGGCCAGCAAGAGCCACCATCAACAGATACGCCCCCCTCCCATGACCCAGACTGCTACCTGTGCGCTGGCAATAAGCGCATCACCGGTGAAGTTAACCCTCAATATAGCTCAACCTTTGTGTTTACCAATGACTTTGCAGCAGTACAAAAAGAATCGCATAAGGCCCCCGAGTCGACCAATAAAGGGCTTTTTGTTACCCAACCTGTAAGCGGTACCGCCAGAGTTATATGCTTTTCACCAGACCACAGCAGAAGTCTACCGCTTCTTTCTATAGAGGAGCTCAATGCTGTCGTATCTTGCTGGCAAGAGCAGTTAACCGAATTGAAGGAAAGCTGTAGCTGGGTGCAAATTTTTGAAAACAAGGGGGCGGCCATGGGGTGCTCCAACCCCCACCCGCATGGGCAAATCTGGGCCACAGATCAAATACCTACTAAAGCTGAGAAAGCTGACAAAAACCTTAAGGCTTATTTCGATGAGCATGGCTCAAACTTACTTCTGGACTATGTAGAAGAAGAACTAGCCAGCGGAGAACGCATTGTCGACGCCAACGAAGACTGGGTCGCACTTGTCCCCTACTGGGCATGCTGGCCGTTCGAAACACTACTGCTTCCAAGAAAACACATTAAGCATTTAGATGTATTAACCGAGCAGCAAAAAGAAAACCTATCAAAAATTTTAAAAGCAACGCTTAGCCGCTATGACAATCTTTTCAACTGCAGCTTCCCCTACTCCATGGGATGGCACGGCCAACCTTTCGACGGAAAAGATAATACCCACTGGCAGGTGCACGCACACTTTTACCCGCCTTTATTACGCAGCGCCTCAGTTAAGAAATTTATGGTTGGCTACGAAATGCTAGCAGAAGCCCAAAGAGATATAACACCAGAACAAGCCGCGGCGCGCTTGCGCGAATGCTCCACCACCCACTATTTAGCGAAGTAA